The Metabacillus sediminilitoris genome window below encodes:
- a CDS encoding GH25 family lysozyme, producing MKTFKGIDVSHWQGKIDWKKVRHAGIDFVLIKATEGVGFTDPMFKVNAKGALAQNFPKGVGAYHFARITSVADALEEANYFVAVTKEFNFTGPLVLDLETNKAKLNKEQLTMAAEAFLDLVKRESEKNVALYVNKNFHDNYIHKIDVPLWLARYRDESRGPGVECDIWQYTDTGRVEGISGPVDMNIAYGDITMTKQSENALNHGEYRTEKGDTLSHLAATFKTTIKELLQLNQSSNPHDDQNRKHEGKESAAAIPSHKYYTIKSGDTLSAIALRNKTSVKQLQQWNKIKNANKIYAGQKIRVK from the coding sequence ATGAAAACATTTAAAGGAATTGACGTTAGCCATTGGCAGGGGAAGATAGATTGGAAAAAGGTTCGACATGCAGGAATTGATTTTGTGTTGATAAAAGCAACAGAGGGAGTGGGTTTTACTGATCCAATGTTTAAGGTTAATGCAAAAGGTGCATTGGCCCAGAACTTTCCTAAGGGAGTTGGAGCATATCACTTTGCGAGAATTACTTCTGTTGCGGATGCCCTTGAGGAAGCAAACTATTTTGTGGCAGTTACGAAGGAATTCAATTTTACTGGACCATTGGTGTTAGATCTTGAAACGAATAAAGCAAAGTTAAATAAAGAGCAATTAACAATGGCGGCTGAAGCGTTTTTAGATCTTGTGAAAAGGGAGTCAGAAAAGAACGTTGCGCTTTACGTCAATAAAAATTTCCATGATAACTACATTCATAAAATTGATGTCCCATTATGGTTAGCTCGCTATCGAGATGAAAGCAGAGGTCCTGGGGTAGAATGTGATATTTGGCAGTACACGGATACTGGACGAGTTGAAGGGATTAGCGGCCCTGTTGATATGAATATTGCTTATGGCGATATCACGATGACAAAACAAAGCGAAAACGCTTTGAATCATGGAGAATATAGGACTGAAAAAGGTGATACATTAAGTCACTTAGCTGCAACATTCAAAACCACAATAAAGGAACTTCTACAGCTTAATCAATCTTCAAACCCTCATGATGACCAAAACAGAAAACATGAAGGAAAAGAATCTGCAGCAGCTATACCATCACATAAGTACTATACGATTAAATCTGGTGATACATTAAGTGCAATCGCTTTAAGAAATAAAACCTCTGTTAAACAGCTTCAGCAATGGAACAAGATTAAAAATGCAAACAAAATTTATGCTGGTCAGAAGATCAGAGTGAAATAA